Genomic DNA from Ilyobacter polytropus DSM 2926:
AGTATATTTTTGTAACAGGTGGAGTAGTATCATCACTTGGAAAAGGTATAACTGCAGCATCTTTAGGGAGACTTTTAGAAGAAAGAGGGTACAGCGTAACTATACAAAAATTTGATCCATATATTAACGTAGATCCTGGAACCATGAATCCTTATGAACACGGAGAGGTTTTCGTAACTGATGATGGTGGAGAGACAGACTTAGATCTAGGACACTATGAAAGATTCATCGATAAGAGCCTTACAAAATATAACAGTGTAACTACTGGAAAAATATATCAATCAGTTATAAATAAAGAGAGAAGAGGGGAGTACCTTGGTAAGACGGTACAAGTAATTCCTCATATCACAAACGAAATAAAATCGAGAATAGAGATTGTAGGGAAAGAAAGTAATTCTGACATCGTAATCACTGAGATTGGAGGAACAGTAGGAGACATAGAATCTACTCCATTCTTAGAAGCTATAAGACAGTTCAGATATGACGTTGGGAGAGAAAATGTAATCTACCTTCACTGTGCACTTTTACCTTTCTTAAAAGCTGCAGGAGAGCTTAAAACAAAGCCGGCTCAGCACTCTGTGAAACAGTTAATGACTTTAGGAATAAGACCTGATGTTTTGGTTTGCAGAACAGAGCATCCTACGACTGAAGAGATAAGAAAAAAACTTTCTCTATTTTGTGACATAGATTCTGATGCAGTTATAGAAGCTCCAGATGCTTCTACTATATATGAAGTACCTCTTATAATGGAGGCTAACGGACTAGCTACTGTAGTCTGCAGAAAACTAGGGATAGAAGATAGAGAAGTAGACCTGACCAAGTGGGAAGAGATGGTAGACAGAATAGTAAACCCTAAAGACGATATAAGGGTGGCTGTTGTAGGTAAATACGTAGAGCTGAAAGATGCGTATATATCAGTAAACGAAGCTATAGAACATGCAGCTTACTCTATGGGACTAAAGGCAAAAATAGACTATCTGCAGGCAGATAAAATAAAGACATCTGATCTTGAAGTTTACAGTGGAATACTTGTCCCAGGAGGATTTGGAGACAGAGGTATAGAGGGTAAAATAGAATCAATCAAATTTGCCAGAGAAAATAAGGTTCCTTTTCTTGGAATATGTCTAGGAATGCAAAGTGTTGTAATAGAATATGCAAGAAATGTAGTGGGATGGGAAACGGCTCACTCAAGTGAATTTGATAAAGAAACAAAATATCCTGTAATAGATATTCTTCCAGATCAGAAAACTATTGAAGATATGGGTGGAACTATGAGACTAGGGGTGTATCCTTGTAAACTAGAAGAAGGTACACTAGCAAGAGATCTTTATAATGAAGAGTTAATATATGAGAGACACAGACACAGATATGAATTCAACAATGAATTTAAGGACGATATTCAAAATGCGGGACTTATTATTTCTGGATCTTCTCCAAACGGAAGACTTGCTGAAATTGTTGAGATTTCAAGAGAAGAGCATCCTTTCTTTATCGCAGGACAGTTTCATCCAGAGTTGAAGACAAGACCAAATAGACCTCATCCTTTATTTAAAGGGTTTGTAGAGGCTATTTATAACAGAAAAAAAGGTTTATAAAAAAACCAGGAGAATGAATTTTTTAATTCATATCTCCTGGTTTTTATTTGTATTTTGCAACTAAAATTGTACTAATAATTGTTTTGCTTGCTAAGTTGAGAGATATTATATAAAGCTATATACATTAATGTAAGAAAAAAGCTGAGGATAACCACAAAAATAATAGTCTCAAAATTAAAACTCCATAAAACACCTTTGACTAGGTTATAGGGGTTTGTTACAACGTGCCAGCTGTTTAGACGAATAAATCGTCCCAAATATATTCCATAGCTTGATAATATCTCTGCAGCGATAATAAACCTCCAACCGGCATAGAAGCCAATTTTTGTTTCTATTTTTTTGTGTAGTAAATACAGAGATAGAAATCCTATCAACAGACCTGTAAAAACAAAAAGCGAAATCATCAAAAAATCATACCAAACAATGACCTCTATACCAGTTTGATGATTCAGATGATATCCCCCCCTGCTGATGTGTATAAAATCGGTTATAAAGTAAGAAGCATTGGGATAAAAGATAATCCAGGCAATCCCGAAACAGATCCTGGGCACTTTATGAATTCCTTCGATAATTAAAATAAGGGATATAAACAGTGGAATCCAGGCAAGAAAAAGGTTCCATATTAAAAAAAAATAATAGGTATTAAGAGTAATTAATGCACGTATTGCGACCATTAAACATCCAGAAAATGAGAGAATTAAAAACATTATAAATAAGTTAAAAGTTCTTTTGTTAGGGAGAAAATTGTCTAATAAATCCATTTTATCCGCCCTCCTATTATAAAAATTTCCAATTATTTGACTGCCTTAAACTTTAATAAAGGTATAAATATTTATACTTAAAAAAAATAAAAAATCCTATAGGCAAAATTTTTATAAAATATCAAATGAAATTATTTAAATTTTTGCATAAGTTGTATTTCTAGATTAGAATTATATTGTAGGGGATATAATCTACTTTTTAAATTAATGTATTTAAAAGAATTTTTCGGGGGAATTTTTATGAAAAGAGGTTCTATATATTATTTTTCAGGTACAGGGAATAGTTATTATACTGCTAAACTTTTAGGTGAGAAGCTCGACCTTTCTGTGGAGAGTATAGATATCAAAAATATTCCCAGGGGAAGACAGGAGTATATAGGGATAGTATTTCCTGTGTATGCATTTGGACCTCCTAATATTGTAAAGAAATTCATGGAAAAGTTAGAAGGGTTAAATGGGGAGTATGTTTTTATAGTGGTAACCTACGGAGGACAGTGTGGCCCTACAATAGATATCACAGAAAAACTTTTGAAAAAATCTAGAATTCAACTGAATTATGCTGGGAAAGTTAAGTTTCCTGATAATTATATATTGAGTTTCAAAGTTCCTGAAGAATCTAAACAGATGAGAATTTTAGAAGAAGCCGACAGAAAGATAACACTTATCTCAAAGGAGGTTTTAAAGAAATATGTAAAAATAGAAAAAGAAAAATTTCCATTTAACCTGATTCCTGAGAAAATACATTTTTGGTCGGCAAGCAGGTTTAGAAAAATGGGGAAAGAACTAAAAGCAGATTCAAGATGTAATCAGTGTGGATTATGTGTAAAAAACTGCCCTGTAAATAATATTAGGTTAATAGATAAAAAGATAATTTTCGGAGTAGTATGTGAACTTTGTCTCAGATGTGTCCATACCTGCCCAAAAGAAGCAATAAATTATAAAAATAAAACTCAGGGCAAGAAGCGTTATTTAAACCCTAAAGTTTATATGGATTAACGGGGAGTTTTGAAAAGATTACCCTTAAAAAAATGTGATATTATTTTATTTTTTTAGAATTTTTTTTAAATTTTTTCATTTTATATTTGATTTATTTTTTGATTTACGGTATTATTTGACTAGTATATGAACACAACATTGTTACATTATTAACATAATATAATGAAAGGGAGGATGAAGATGTCTTGTAAAAACCAACTTAAGGAAGAGTGCTTCAAACAGTTAGATGAGTTTATCTTGAATCTTGAGGATAAGCAAGGGGCATTAATCACAGTACTTCACAAGGCTCAGGAGATATTTGGATATCTACCGAAAGAAATTCAATCATTTGTAGCAGAAAGATTGGATTTACCATTAGCCAAAGTTTACGGAGTTGTCAGCTTTTATTCGTTTTTCACAATGACTCCAAAGGGTAAATACCCTATTTCTGTATGTATGGGAACTGCTTGTTATGTAAGGGGAGCAGGAAAAGTACTAGAAGATTTCCAAAAGCAATTGGGAATCGAAGTGGGGGAAACGACTTCAGACGGAATATTTTCAATCGATGCACTAAGATGTGTAGGAGCATGTGGACTAGCACCAGTTGTTCTTGTGGGAGAAGATGTTTTTGGTAAAGATGAAGCTAAAGATGTAAAAACAATACTAGATACTTATAAAGCCAGAGGGTAAGGAGGTTTTCTTATGTCAAAGAAGATAGCATCTTATGAAGAGCTTTTAAAAAAGAACAAAGAGTGTGAAGCTCTTATCGAAGTAAGAAAAAAATGAGAAGAAATAGATCTTGAAAATGTCAAGGTCGCAAAAATAGGAATCGGGCAGCCTACGCCTGAATCCAAAAGACTTGCAGATGAAGTAGCACTAGAGATAATAAAATATCTAAAAGAGTGTAATATAGAAGATGTGGCCGTTATTCAGACGGAATTTTATGGATATTCTGGTGAAAAGCCTACTTTAGAAATAATTATACCAAAAATGGGGAATGTTGTTTTTGGCAACATAACACCTCATGAAGCTGTAGAACTAGTAAAGAAATATGTTTTAGATACGGAGAAAATAAAAGATTTTCTTGTAGATAATGACGGAAACAATAAGTGTAATCATTAATTTAGGGGGTAATTAGATGTCAGATAAAAAGCACGTCCTAATATGTGGAGGTACAGGATGTCTTTCTTCCAAGAGCAGACAAATTGCGGATAATATCAACACTGTCCTTAAAGAAAAAGGGATGGAGGATCAAGTAGAGGTAGTATTGACTGGATGTTTTGGTTTCTGTGAAAAGGGACCAATTGTAAAGATAATGCCTGAAAATACATTCTATGTTGAGGTTAAGCCTGAAGATGCTGGAAGAATAGTAGAAGAGGATTTAATAAAGGGAGATAAAATAGAAACTCTACTTTACAGAGATCCGAAAACTGGAACAAGAATTCACGAAGGTGAAAACATGGAGTTCTATAAGAAGCAGATGAGAATAGCTCTCAGAAACTGTGGTCTTATTAATCCTGAAAATATAGAGGAGTATCTAGGTAACAGAGGTTACATGGCACTAGGAAAATGTCTTAATGAAATGAATCCTCAATCAGTAATTGACGAGATGAAGCTTTCTGGTCTTAGAGGAAGAGGTGGGGGAGGATTCCCTACTGGTCTCAAATGGCAGTTTGCTGCAAATAATAGTGCTGATCAAAAATATGTTGTATGTAATGCTGACGAGGGAGATCCGGGAGCATTTATGGACAGATCGATACTCGAAGGTGACCCTCACTCTGTTATAGAGGCTATGGCTATCTGTGGATACTCTACAGGTGCAAGCAAAGGTCTTGTATACATCAGAGCAGAATATCCTCTAGCAATCAATAGACTTAAAAAAGCTATGGATGATGCTAGAGAATATGGACTACTAGGAAAAAATATTCTTGGATCAGGTTTTGATTTTGATATAGAGATCAAATATGGTGCGGGAGCATTTGTATGTGGAGAAGAAACTGCTCTTATCCATTCTATGGA
This window encodes:
- a CDS encoding EFR1 family ferrodoxin (N-terminal region resembles flavodoxins. C-terminal ferrodoxin region binds two 4Fe-4S clusters.) — translated: MKRGSIYYFSGTGNSYYTAKLLGEKLDLSVESIDIKNIPRGRQEYIGIVFPVYAFGPPNIVKKFMEKLEGLNGEYVFIVVTYGGQCGPTIDITEKLLKKSRIQLNYAGKVKFPDNYILSFKVPEESKQMRILEEADRKITLISKEVLKKYVKIEKEKFPFNLIPEKIHFWSASRFRKMGKELKADSRCNQCGLCVKNCPVNNIRLIDKKIIFGVVCELCLRCVHTCPKEAINYKNKTQGKKRYLNPKVYMD
- a CDS encoding CTP synthase; the protein is MKQTKYIFVTGGVVSSLGKGITAASLGRLLEERGYSVTIQKFDPYINVDPGTMNPYEHGEVFVTDDGGETDLDLGHYERFIDKSLTKYNSVTTGKIYQSVINKERRGEYLGKTVQVIPHITNEIKSRIEIVGKESNSDIVITEIGGTVGDIESTPFLEAIRQFRYDVGRENVIYLHCALLPFLKAAGELKTKPAQHSVKQLMTLGIRPDVLVCRTEHPTTEEIRKKLSLFCDIDSDAVIEAPDASTIYEVPLIMEANGLATVVCRKLGIEDREVDLTKWEEMVDRIVNPKDDIRVAVVGKYVELKDAYISVNEAIEHAAYSMGLKAKIDYLQADKIKTSDLEVYSGILVPGGFGDRGIEGKIESIKFARENKVPFLGICLGMQSVVIEYARNVVGWETAHSSEFDKETKYPVIDILPDQKTIEDMGGTMRLGVYPCKLEEGTLARDLYNEELIYERHRHRYEFNNEFKDDIQNAGLIISGSSPNGRLAEIVEISREEHPFFIAGQFHPELKTRPNRPHPLFKGFVEAIYNRKKGL
- a CDS encoding DUF1361 domain-containing protein; this encodes MDLLDNFLPNKRTFNLFIMFLILSFSGCLMVAIRALITLNTYYFFLIWNLFLAWIPLFISLILIIEGIHKVPRICFGIAWIIFYPNASYFITDFIHISRGGYHLNHQTGIEVIVWYDFLMISLFVFTGLLIGFLSLYLLHKKIETKIGFYAGWRFIIAAEILSSYGIYLGRFIRLNSWHVVTNPYNLVKGVLWSFNFETIIFVVILSFFLTLMYIALYNISQLSKQNNY
- a CDS encoding complex I 24 kDa subunit family protein, which translates into the protein MSCKNQLKEECFKQLDEFILNLEDKQGALITVLHKAQEIFGYLPKEIQSFVAERLDLPLAKVYGVVSFYSFFTMTPKGKYPISVCMGTACYVRGAGKVLEDFQKQLGIEVGETTSDGIFSIDALRCVGACGLAPVVLVGEDVFGKDEAKDVKTILDTYKARG